The following are encoded together in the Choristoneura fumiferana chromosome 4, NRCan_CFum_1, whole genome shotgun sequence genome:
- the emei gene encoding transmembrane protein 161-like emei translates to MALLGAQLVITLIMVSVIQKIGNYSFARWLLCSRGLYRYLYPDNNELKALAGVPKEKPKGKKGGKFESNGKAETFHVPRSLDIQLETSPVTPLDVIHLRFYTEYQWIVDFSLYTCIVYVLSEVYTSFFPLKDEFNLSMVWCLLVVLFSFKILLTLTKQYFTSEESIGERSTCIVAFCVFLLLAMMVLIIDESNLEVGVDPAYDSFYENAHKFLENQGLSSVGPASKLILKLSLAVWAAIIGTLFTFPGLRVARMHWDSLRYYGESKAKGFLLNANFAMPFVLALLWVRPITRHYLTVRVFSGMEKPIMTSQAFDTLRLTLVVVTIALRLALMPRQLQAYLDMAQRRLDVQKKEAGRITNIDLQKKIASVFYYLCVVALQYICPIIMCLYFALMYKTLGGYAWSDLFYERQEMCAAEEKVEPRVGADEVEQFQMAWENLKMVFTQEVYRGVFGFATWWCLFSWFITTSLGMGYQTYFRIS, encoded by the exons ATG gcCTTGCTCGGCGCTCAACTGGTTATAACTCTGATAATGGTATCAGTTATACAAAAGATCGGCAACTACTCGTTCGCGAGGTGGTTATTATGTTCGCGAGGGTTGTATCGTTACTTGTATCCTGACAACAATGAGTTGAAGGCTTTGGCGGGTGTTCCCAAGGAAAAGCCAAAGGGTAAGAAAGGGGGCAAGTTTGAGTCGAACGGCAAGGCTGAGACGTTTCATGTCCCTCGGAGTTTGGACATCCAGCTGGAAACTTCCCCGGTGACCCCGTTAGACGTCATACACTTGAGGTTCTACACAGAGTACCAATGGATTGTAGACTTCTCACTTTACACTTGCATTGTGTATGTTTTATCTGAG GTCTACACATCATTTTTCCCATTGAAAGACGAGTTCAACCTTAGCATGGTTTGGTGTCTACTGGTTGTCTTATTTTCATT CAAAATCCTCCTCACCCTGACGAAGCAGTACTTCACCAGCGAGGAATCCATCGGCGAGCGTTCCACCTGCATCGTGGCCTTCTGCGTGTTCCTGCTGCTGGCTATGATGGTGCTCATCATAGATGAAAGCAACCTTGAGGTCGGAGTGGATCCGGCTTATGACAGCTTCTACGAGAACGCTCATAAGTTTCTGGAGAACCAGGGGTTATCTTCagt agGTCCTGCATCCAAGTTAATATTGAAGTTGTCACTAGCCGTTTGGGCAGCCATTATCGGGACCTTGTTCACTTTCCCTGGGCTCCGGGTGGCCAGGATGCATTGGGACTCTTTGAG ATATTATGGTGAAAGTAAAGCTAAGGGATTTCTTCTGAACGCCAACTTCGCGATGCCCTTCGTACTTGCTTTGCTATGGGTGCGGCCGATCACGAGGCACTACTTGACTGTCCGCGTCTTCAGCGGCATGGAGAAACCTAT CATGACATCCCAAGCATTCGACACTCTCCGCTTAACCCTTGTGGTGGTGACGATAGCCCTGCGCCTGGCGCTGATGCCGCGTCAGCTCCAGGCTTACCTCGACATGGCGCAGAGACGCCTCGATGTGCAGAAGAAGGAGGCTGGACGGATCACCAACATCGATTTGCAGAAGAAG ATAGCCTCAGTATTCTACTACTTGTGCGTAGTGGCGCTCCAATACATATGCCCTATAATAATGTGCCTCTATTTCGCACTGATGTACAAGACGCTCGGCGGTTACGCCTGGTCGGACTTGTTCTACGAGCGGCAGGAAATGTGCGCAGCGGAGGAGAAGGTGGAACCGAGGGTCGGTGCTGACGAGGTCGAGCAGTTCCAAATGGCGTGGGAGAATCTCAAGATG